A region from the Musa acuminata AAA Group cultivar baxijiao chromosome BXJ1-10, Cavendish_Baxijiao_AAA, whole genome shotgun sequence genome encodes:
- the LOC135595595 gene encoding probable serine/threonine-protein kinase PBL25, translating into MSCFSCFSSQDKRASRKFDANDESSLAPGPRVVSHKSTELSRRRDNHSRITQNAAPEASTSKEAGNGNIAAETFTYRELASATKNFRSECLLGEGGFGRVYKGRLEKTGQVVAVKQLDRNGLQGNREFLVEVLMLSLLHHQNLVNLIGYCADGDQRLLVYEYLPLGSLEDHLLEIPPDQEPLSWYTRMKIAFGAAKGLEYLHEKANPPVIYRDLKSSNILLGKDYNAKLSDFGLAKLGPLGDNLHVSSRVMGTFGYCAPEYVRTGQLTLKSDVYSFGVVFLELITGRRVIDTTKPTDEQNLVTWAEPMFKDQKRCCRLVDPLLQGDYPEKDMNQAVAVAAMCLQEEDAARPFITDVVVALSHLTAAPTNAGGSSGHHHSHSMQPEDRGPDDHDKQAEKINVDRQRAVAQAIEWGSEFKAQLAYPS; encoded by the exons ATGAGCTGCTTTTCTTGTTTTTCATCCCAGGACAAGAGGGCGTCGAGGAAGTTTGATGCAAACGATGAGTCATCACTGGCACCCGGACCAAGAGTGGTTTCCCACAAGAGCACTGAATTGAGCAGAAGACGAG ATAATCACTCACGGATTACACAGAATGCTGCACCTGAAGCATCAACCAGTAAAGAAGCCGGCAATGGTAATATTGCAGCTGAAACATTCACTTACCGCGAGCTAGCATCAGCTACCAAAAATTTCCGCTCTGAATGCTTGCTTGGTGAAGGCGGATTTGGAAGAGTTTATAAGGGGCGCCTCGAGAAGACGGGCCAA GTCGTGGCTGTGAAGCAATTGGACAGGAATGGCCTGCAAGGCAACAGAGAATTTCTTGTTGAGGTTTTGATGCTTAGTCTTCTTCACCATCAAAATCTGGTCAACCTAATAGGATATTGTGCAGATGGAGACCAGAGGCTTTTGGTATATGAGTATTTGCCTCTTGGCTCCCTGGAAGATCATTTGCTTG AAATACCCCCTGATCAGGAACCATTGAGTTGGTATACAAGGATGAAGATAGCTTTCGGTGCTGCCAAAGGTTTAGAGTATCTGCACGAGAAGGCCAACCCTCCTGTCATCTACCGTGATCTCAAATCATCCAATATCTTACTCGGTAAAGATTACAACGCAAAGCTCTCTGATTTTGGACTTGCTAAGCTTGGCCCTTTGGGGGACAACTTGCATGTTTCCTCAAGGGTGATGGGCACTTTTGGCTACTGCGCGCCTGAGTATGTTAGAACAGGTCAGCTCACTCTGAAATCAGATGTGTACAGTTTTGGAGTTGTGTTCTTGGAACTGATAACAGGGAGAAGAGTCATTGACACCACAAAGCCAACAGATGAACAAAATCTGGTCACTTGG GCAGAACCAATGTTCAAGGATCAGAAGAGGTGCTGCAGGCTGGTAGACCCACTTCTTCAGGGGGATTACCCGGAGAAAGACATGAACCAAGCTGTTGCAGTGGCTGCAATGTGCCTACAAGAGGAGGATGCAGCTCGCCCCTTCATAACCGATGTTGTTGTGGCCTTAAGTCACCTTACAGCAGCCCCAACAAATGCTGGAGGGAGCTCTGGTCATCATCATTCTCATTCCATGCAGCCAGAAGACAGAGGGCCAGATGATCATGACAAGCAAGCTGAGAAGATCAATGTGGACCGCCAGCGTGCCGTGGCACAGGCCATCGAATGGGGTTCCGAGTTCAAGGCACAGCTAGCGTATCCATCGTGA